CAGTGGTGAACTTCAGCCACGTGCAGAAGACGAGATAATTAATGACCAGACATCTCCAGAAGACACTGATGTGTGCAAATCAACAGATTCTGGGACAAGCTCTCTGCTGGAGACTGAAACCAGTGAACTGAAATCTAGTCTGAATCCTGTCATCTCTAGTCTGCAAGAAAAGCTGGCTGTAGTAGATGATCTGGTGAATAAGGAGAAGGCCAGAGAGGCTGCGGTTAAAGCGACACACGCAGATCTGAGGAAAGATGTGAGCGGTGTATTGGAGGAGATGGCAGAGCTGGTGAAGACCTACAGCACGACTGCTCTGAAGCTTCTGGAGGCCGAGTTGAGACCCAGAGAAGATGCTGTTGGGAAAAGAGTGCGGATGCTGTCCGACCTCCAGAAGCAACTGAGAGCCGCTGAACTTCAGGTCAACACGTTAAAGGACGAGACTGATGACGCATGTTGTATTGAGGTTTCCAGTGTGACCCTGGATCCTCTGCAGGACTCCTCCAGCGGTCAGGAGTTATCCAAGAGTTTGATGGAAATCTGTGAGAAGATCGAGCACCAAAATACCTTACTCCGTCTCGGACTGGGATCCTCTCAGCGGGCGCTACGCGTCGTTCTCAACCCATCCGAGGTCACCTTCGACCCTGATACCATCCATCCCAACCTAATCTTATCTGAAGACCTCAAAACGGTGTCTTTCAGCGCAGCCAAACAGCCGTATCCGGTCGGATCTCAGAGGTTTTCCAGTTTCTTCCAGGCTTTGAGCTCCCAGAGCTTCGTCCGAGGAGAACATCTCTGGGACTTCCGGGCTGAAGGCTGTGCTTGGGTTGTGGCCGTGTGTTACGGAGATCTGCCCAGATCTGGTTCTGGCAGCGGTCTGGAGAGCAGCGCTGGATCCTGGTGCCTCATGTACTGTGAGAACCTTCTGAGAGCGTACGAGAGAGGAAAGAACACGCCACTTATACGCACGCCGTCTCTGAAGAGGATGGAGATACGCCTCAGCTTCAGCACCGGCTCTTTAGTGTTTTACAGCATCAGTGATTTGAGTGGAGATAAAACTCACCTGCACACTTTTAAAGTCAGCTTCACACAGCCGGTGTATCTGGCTGTAAGGATGATGTCTGGTCAACCTAAAGCACACATCACTGTCAACTAGTCAATTGCGGACCTTATTCATCCATACCCATCCTGTTGTAACGATGTTATGATGCAATACATCATTAATGTTCACGTACGCACTGAATGCATCTTGCTGCACTACATTGTCACATGCATTATGTtggcattatttaatttaatcaatatGCAGTGTTCCTCAACAACTCATGTGTTATGAGCTTGTGACATTTGTTTACCTTCAATAAAACAAGACCACATTACGTTTAATTCAAATTTTGGTTCTATGctgtgcttttattttggcaTGTTTGTTAATACTTGCATTCTTTTATCAATGTGCAGTGTTCCTCAACTCATGTGTTAGGTTTTGAACAGGTGACATTTGTTTAAGTTCAATAATACAAGATCACATACATTGAAAAAATTCTAATTCTGTTTCTATGCTGTTCTTTTCTTTTAACATGTTTGTTAATACTTGTCTgtttctaaatttaaataaactgtttacaATTTTTTGGATATTGCATTATagtgtattattcattgtataaATATAGcatcttattatatttttaaaaccctaaatttgttttataaatttttatgtcttttattttgaagagtTGCCTACACAGTGTTCATCGATTTCGAACAGGTggacagacttttattttgaagtgtagTCGAGATGGTGCCTAGACTGTGTATTTTtcgttttattatataaatataaatgttagtgCTTTATTATCATCAAAACTATGTAATGTTAAAGCATATATGTTTACATGTGTATTATTTATTAGATATAAACATAGCATAACACCACATGTAACTTAAAGTAAAATCATCACATTAAATATTAGTAGtgcaatctaaaataaataaaaataagtaaattaaataaagatacaGTACAGAGTAAGCTATCAAAGTGGCAACAAAAAGTACAGTCATGTATTTAGTGGTCGCTTTGGGTCTTTTATTATGAAATGTCGCATCGATGGCCGCCATATTTGATAGGATGACGCATTGACGTCGACTTTTATCTGACGAGAGAATCGCGACTGACGCATCATTTTCATTCCTGTCTGTAAACAACAAACACGGACGAAAGTTATTATGCCTCAACTAATAACTTATGATCACGTCAATACTGAACTACACAGCAGCCTCTGATCTGAGATCCTCAGCAGTTAAAGGTGAGCGGCGTTTTTAGGTTTATTAGCTGAAAAATCCGTGCGGTGTGTGTGAATTGTGTCATATAATacatgatcaaataaacacatcgATTCGTGcagtaaacacacaaacagattccACTTCACTGACGCTTTCTGATTGTGTttggatcagtgtgtgtgtgttgcttctGCTCACACAGACTGTGAGTGTGTTATGTAACGTcatttctgtgaaacacacacacattcccgcGGAGAAACTTTGTTACATTTCAAGAATTCGAAACATTCTGATCTCGGaccaaatgtaacatttttttattgaattgagTTGAAAACGTTTGAGATACCTGATTTAAGACAGTCAGTAAATTGACTCAAAGTAaggcttttgttttaaaatgatgtatataggattacagtatttattttttattttgattagaacTTTTGTAATATTGCTATGTGCTTTgtaaattttattagtttttttaagtaatatttaattcaagctttgatttctttttatttcgCTTTTACTTCATAGttcatgtttcagttttagtttttttcagttagttgccaatgcaacaaatcaattttttttttgttttaaagtcatTCCGATCTCTTACGAAATttaactttttgtatttatttatttattttggtaattACATTGATTTGAAAATCTTTGTGATTGTCTGATTGAATACAGTCAGTAATTTGTCAAACTGGGGccgttatattaatattattcatatactgttatattttttgttaatattttaattaatatttatttttaattttcagtttttattttaactttagtaATATTGCTATGTATGTGCTTTGTGATTTTTATCACTACGTTTGATTATATTTCAGTCtaaccttaatttatttttatttcatatcttattttactcattttagtacttaaacttatttatttcagtttgtagCCAAGGCAACAttccacattttttaattttaaagtcctTTTTATGTTCGACTGTTGTGTCTTTGTGTTACATTAACCCAGTTGTGAATCTAatcttctgtattttttattattaactccTAGTAATCTGTGTTTTGCAGGCAGATAGTAGTTCTATGTGTAAGTGTGAGTGTAAACTGAAGGAGTTGTGTCCCGCAGAGGTTTAATCCAGAATGCTGGAGACTGTGACTCATGGGGGAAGTTCGCTCCATTTTGCCAACACCAGTGTGTTTCCCACCGTGGACAACAGCTCTGACTTCAACCCTGACCATGAGCACAACATCACCAAACCACACAAATGCCTGCAGATCCTGTACGATGACATCGGACACTCCAGGTACAGCCTTTTCGTCTGTAGGAAACGTGTGTGTGCTTATtgcttttatgtaaataaaagagaaatatCACTGCACATTCATACATGTCTGATGTATGGAGTTACTGTCAATTTGTAAGAAGTCTGGGATCTTTGCCAGTGCCTGAATCTAGTTTTTAAGGGTTTCTCTCAGATACTGATGATCTTGTGTAGGATCTAACAGTAGACGCTTGTGTGAAGcgagttaaatgtgtattttagtgCTGGAGGATTTTTTTACATGAGCTTTCAGTTCTGCTTTCGTTTCTGTGCTGTAAGGACTCTGTCAAACGGGACTGTCCGcttgaattttattaaaaatcacaTCTGATTTTCCTGGTTTTCGTGTTCTTTTGAGGACGCTTGTGTTCGTGAATGTCACTGAGCTCTCAGTAGTTTGACATGTCTTAAAGACGACGTCCTGGGCTCTTCAGAGACAGAAGATGTTTGGTGGCTTTCAGGACAACTTCCTctccttgttttatttaaatcagcaaaGTAAATAGAAAGAAAGACAGTAGGTCTGTTGTTTTGTTGTCTGTTGAATGTTGTAAGTAAACATCAGAGGAAACATTTTCAAACTTGCAccaaaaaagaacaatatttccTATAAAACTTGTCCTGGGACAGaatcattttttaattacatgaaagtgtgtgtctgtgtacgtgtgtgtgtgtgtgtgtgtgtatgcgtgtgtgtgtgtgtgtgtgtctgtctctctctctctctctctgtgtgtgtgtgtgtgtgtgtgtgtgtgtgtgtctgtctctgtgtctgggtctgtgtgtgtgtgtctgtctctctctctctctctgtgtgtgtgtgtgtgtctgtctgtgtgtgtgtgtgtgtgtgtgtgtgtctatgtctatctctgtgtgtgtgtgtgtgtgtgtgtgtgtgtgtctgtctctgtgtgtgtgtgtgtgtgtgtgtgtgtgtgtctgtctctctctgtgtgtgtgtgtgtgtctgtctctctctgtgtgtgtgtgtgtgtgtgtgtgtctgtctctgtgtctgtctgtgtgtgtgtgtctctgtgtctgggtctgtgactctgtgtgtgtgtgtctgtctgtctctctctctctctctctctgtgtgtgtgtgtgtgtgtctgtttgtgtgtgtctgtgtgtgtctgtttgtgtgtgtgtgtgtgtgtgtgtgtgtgtgtgtgtgtgtgtgtgtgtgtgtgtgtgtgtgtctgtgtgtgtgtatgtgtctgtgtgtgtctctctctctctctctctctctctctctctctctctgtgtgtgtgtgtgtgtgtgtctgtctgtgtgtctgtgtgtgtctgtttgtgtgtgtctgtttgtgtgtgtctgtgtgtgtgtgtctgtgtgtgtgtgtgtgtgtgtgtgtgtggtctagtTTCTGTGCTGTTTGATGAACACTGTGTCACAGCACTAAAGCCTCTGTTCTGCTCTGATTCTTGACGGTTCCTCTGTTCCTCCGTCAGGGTTCGTTACTGGGACGTGATGCTGCTCGTCCCAAACGTGGCCTTCCTCTTCTTCCTGATCTGGAAGCTCCCTTCTGCTCGTGCTAAGATCCGTCTGACCTC
The Carassius auratus strain Wakin chromosome 31, ASM336829v1, whole genome shotgun sequence DNA segment above includes these coding regions:
- the LOC113051008 gene encoding E3 ubiquitin-protein ligase TRIM39-like; translation: MAHGSPDGCLESDLSCPICLHLFHDPVTLPCAHSFCLVCLETPERDTSSGFDQVLCCPVCGQEHLSPESLPRNIKLKQIVETYRANSFSGELQPRAEDEIINDQTSPEDTDVCKSTDSGTSSLLETETSELKSSLNPVISSLQEKLAVVDDLVNKEKAREAAVKATHADLRKDVSGVLEEMAELVKTYSTTALKLLEAELRPREDAVGKRVRMLSDLQKQLRAAELQVNTLKDETDDACCIEVSSVTLDPLQDSSSGQELSKSLMEICEKIEHQNTLLRLGLGSSQRALRVVLNPSEVTFDPDTIHPNLILSEDLKTVSFSAAKQPYPVGSQRFSSFFQALSSQSFVRGEHLWDFRAEGCAWVVAVCYGDLPRSGSGSGLESSAGSWCLMYCENLLRAYERGKNTPLIRTPSLKRMEIRLSFSTGSLVFYSISDLSGDKTHLHTFKVSFTQPVYLAVRMMSGQPKAHITVN